AAAAAAGTAAGCTCATTACAGATTATAGTGCTATGGGTTAAGTTTCATCTCCTTTTGTCCTGACAGCGTCGGCATAAGAGCTTCCCCTCCCTTGATGGGAGGGGTTAGGGGAGGGTGAAATAACAAAATCTGCTATATTACCTATACTCGATGTTCAAGGTTTTCTTATAAACCGCTAAAGCGGTTACTTGAGTTTATTAGTATTCCCCAATTCACCCCGATAAATCGGGGTGCTATTCTCATGTTTACTTGAGTTTAGCACCCTGATTTATCAGGGTGTTACGGATAGGATAACATCCAGAATCATAACCGCTTTAGCGGTTTCAACCCCTGAAAGTCTGAGGGCGTAGGTCGAAAAAACTTGAACATCGAGCTATAGGTTCTTGTCTCCTGAACTTAAACCCTTCCAACTGTTTTGATCTCAATTGTCTCCATAGTAACATCTCTGCACTGGTAGCTCTTTTTCTAAGGTTTTTAGCAAGAGTAATAATATTGCCCGCCCATTTCACCCTCACCCTATCCCTCTCCCATCAAGGGAGAGGGAATTTTGCTTTATCTCCCAACTAACTGCTTAACTTAGTTTTGAGTAGTTACGTTAAGTGCTATCTTGAGGACATCATCCATATGTTTAACCAGCTTAATAGTAAGCTTCCGCTTCACATTACCAGGTATATCCACCAGATCCTTTTCATTCTCTTCAGGGATGAGGATAGTTTTAATTCCGGCCCGATGGGCCGCTAGGATCTTCTCCTTTATGCCCCCTACCGGCAGGACCCTGCCCTGAAGGGTTATCTCACCGGTCATAGCCACCTCCCGATTAACCGGCCGGTCGGTTAAGGCGGAGATAACGGCGGTGGTCATAGTGATTCCGGCGGAAGGGCCATCTTTAGGTATAGCCCCTTCAGGGACATGAATATGTATGTCTTTTTTTCGGTGAAACCCAGACTCAAGCTTTAGCTCGTCGGCTTTATTCCTGGCATAACTTAAACCCGCCCGGGCTGATTCCTTCATAACCTCACCCAGTTTTCCGGTCAGGATCAGATCTCCCTTGCCGGGCATAATGACCACTTCGATAGTAAGTATATCTCCTCCGGCTTCTGTCCAGGCCAGACCTGTGGCTACGCCGACGGTTCGCTTCTCTTCAGCGGCCATTCCAAAACGATAGCGAGGGGGGCCTAAATAACGATGGAGATTGCCGGCCGTGAGCTTAACGCTGTATGCCTTTCGCTTGCCTGTCCGAACCACTTCCTTGGCTACCTTGCGGCAAATATTAGCTATCTCTCTCTCCAGATTCCTTACCCCGGCTTCCCTGGTATATCTTCGGATAATGCTAAGGAGGGCTTCTTTGGAAAAAGTAAGATTGGCCGGCGTCAAGCCATGGTTTTTAAGTTCCTTGGGAATAAGGAATAATTCTCCGATCTTCAGTTTTTCACTTTCAATATAACTGGGGAATTCTAATACCTCCATTCGGTCCCTAAGGGGCGGAGGAATGGAGTAAAGGATATTAGCGGTGGTGATAAACATAACATCGGAGAGATCAAAAGGGACTTCCAGATAGTGGTCACTGAAGCTATTATTTTGCTCCGGATCAAGGACTTCCAGGAGGGCAGCCGAGGGGTCCCCTCGAAAGTCAGTGCTCATCTTATCCACTTCATCCAGAAGGAAAACAGGATTCTTTGAGTCTGCCTTACGCATCGACTGAATAATTCGGCCCGGTAAAGCCGCCACATAAGTCATCCGATGGCCTCTTATTTCCGCCTCATCCCTGACTCCCCCCAGGGAGAGTCTGACGAACTTTCGGCCTAAGGCCCTGGCAATTGATTTAGCTACCGAGGTCTTACCTGTCCCCGGCGGCCCCACAAAGCAAAGAATAGGGCCTTTCATTTTCTTGACCAGCTTCCTAACGGCCAGATATTCGACGGCCCTTTCTTTTACCTTGGACAGGCCATAGTGCTCTTCTTCTAAGATCTTTTCCGCCTGGTCAATATTCAACTTATCCCTGGTTTTCTTATTCCAGGGCAAGGCGATGAGCCAGTCAATATAATTGCGCACCACGGCTGTTTCAGCCGCCATCGGCGGCATTCTTTCCAATCTTTCCAGTTCCCGATTTGCTTTGGCTTCCGCCTCAGCACTCATCCCGGACTTCTTGATCTGTTCCTTTAATTCATCTATTTCGGCCGTATGATCATCCCGGCGGCCAAGTTCCTTCTGAATGGCCCTCATTCGTTCGCTCAGGTAATATTCTTTCTGGGCCTTTTCCATCTGCTTTCTTACCCGGCCATGAATCTTCTTCTCTATCTCCAGAATTTCTATTTCTGAAGAGAGAATGGCCGAAAGGTTCTCTAACCGCTCTGTTACGTTTATTATTTCCAGGATCTGCTGTTTTTGTTCCACCTTC
The sequence above is a segment of the bacterium genome. Coding sequences within it:
- a CDS encoding DUF559 domain-containing protein; the encoded protein is MRVKWAGNIITLAKNLRKRATSAEMLLWRQLRSKQLEGFKFRRQEPIARCSSFFDLRPQTFRG
- the lon gene encoding endopeptidase La, with translation MVIKDKEKEKAPVIKEYLPMLPLRDMVIFPYMILPLFVGREKSVKALEAATLEDRLIFLIAQKTAAVEIPAEKDLYTFGTVAEILQLLKLPDGTIKVLVEGLARARAHRFTYQKGINYVHIEPIEEEYSPTKEITALMRSVTGQFEDYVGLSKRLPPEALSVVVNVDEPGRLADIVAAHLNLKVEQKQQILEIINVTERLENLSAILSSEIEILEIEKKIHGRVRKQMEKAQKEYYLSERMRAIQKELGRRDDHTAEIDELKEQIKKSGMSAEAEAKANRELERLERMPPMAAETAVVRNYIDWLIALPWNKKTRDKLNIDQAEKILEEEHYGLSKVKERAVEYLAVRKLVKKMKGPILCFVGPPGTGKTSVAKSIARALGRKFVRLSLGGVRDEAEIRGHRMTYVAALPGRIIQSMRKADSKNPVFLLDEVDKMSTDFRGDPSAALLEVLDPEQNNSFSDHYLEVPFDLSDVMFITTANILYSIPPPLRDRMEVLEFPSYIESEKLKIGELFLIPKELKNHGLTPANLTFSKEALLSIIRRYTREAGVRNLEREIANICRKVAKEVVRTGKRKAYSVKLTAGNLHRYLGPPRYRFGMAAEEKRTVGVATGLAWTEAGGDILTIEVVIMPGKGDLILTGKLGEVMKESARAGLSYARNKADELKLESGFHRKKDIHIHVPEGAIPKDGPSAGITMTTAVISALTDRPVNREVAMTGEITLQGRVLPVGGIKEKILAAHRAGIKTILIPEENEKDLVDIPGNVKRKLTIKLVKHMDDVLKIALNVTTQN